A genomic window from Vigna radiata var. radiata cultivar VC1973A chromosome 2, Vradiata_ver6, whole genome shotgun sequence includes:
- the LOC106756297 gene encoding formin-like protein 3, translating to MGIKKHMVNVKASLGVLVVLLLVAAVSPLEKKETEDHFVRKFLDPASGLFDEHTAKVLWKYCREGLFHLVKDVENHDLCLSWELSGSTNIISSEIQPLAREETKKFINAYCSQFKDNILHCLRKDNPPLPDSGKEDDSNIWHVTYMGPLFSRSSAPTRNFGRILLQHISQPPSPGPAPSLAPSSEPSPAPSSEPSPAPSSEPSPVPSPHSPVHHLPRPLQPSAPAPFFPKLTPPAASDISAPPSPEIDKQEDSDSNKKTVVLSVVITALLTFIAAALLFLCWRRHQRTGHVRLNDDRPLLSLSMSDYSVGPSSFSFGNSMKGEKPGFQSASNSLVDNKYTVQESQSIGVHNAATGSPFELKPPPGRMGIIPSGMPPLKPPPGSLKPPPGRLNPPPGRLNPLPPEPPSFRPLDAAAPPASTTTVAAVPPPAPQKPASIPPTRPPQPPMGAKPSPPPPALAGSRPGPPQPPPAPAVSRPGPPPPPPPAPAGIKPGPPPPPPLAPGGSKPGPRPPPLPPVNGVAPPRPPPFGSKVPQPLASGSKATVASEVDAPKAKLKPFFWDKVQANPDQSMVWNQIKSGSFQFNEEMIETLFGYNAVDKNNGQRQKESSSQDPSPQFVQIIDKKKAQNLLILLRALNVTMEEVCDALYEGHELPPEFLQTLLKMAPTSDEELKLRRFDGDLSQLGPADSFLKTLVDIPFAFKRMEALLFMGSFKEELGTTMESFYILEVACKELRSSRLFLKLLEAVLKTGNRMNDGTFRGGAQAFKLDTLLKLSDVKGTDGKTTLLHFVVLEIIRSEGIKAVRKSKDSQNLSIIKSDDLQDSIQETEDHYHEIGLQVVSHLSSELENVKKAAVIDADSLTGTTAKLGEGLVNTRDLINKNMKNVKEDRGFCETVKSFVQNAEADVKKLLEEEKKIMALVKNTGDYFHGNAGKNEGLRLFIVVRDFLLMLDKICKELIDTQKKQAKTVKQENPRGQSSSETRPPPDLRQRLFPAIAERRMIDISSDDESP from the exons ATGGGAATTAAAAAACATATGGTTAACGTAAAGGCTAGCTTAGGTGTTCTTGTGGTTCTTCTTCTTGTAGCAGCAGTCAGTCCTTTGGAGAAGAAGGAAACAGAAGATCATTTTGTTAGAAAGTTTCTTGATCCAGCATCTGGGTTGTTCGATGAACACACG GCAAAAGTCTTATGGAAATATTGCAGGGAAGGTTTATTTCATTTAGTGAAAGATGTTGAGAATCATGATTTGTGTCTTTCATGGGAATTATCTGGCAGCACCAATATAATCAGCTCAGAAATTCAACCATTAGCACGAGAAGAGaccaaaaaatttatcaatgcTTACTGTTCTCAATTCAAGGACAACATTCTTCACTGTTTGAGAAAAGATAATCCCCCATTACCTGATTCAGGAAAAGAGGATGATTCCAATATTTGGCATGTCACTTATATGGGACCACTTTTTTCCAGATCCAGTGCTCCTACGAGAAATTTTGGTCGTATTTTGCTCCAGCACATATCACAACCACCTAGTCCAGGCCCTGCACCTAGTTTAGCACCATCTTCTGAACCCAGTCCAGCACCATCTTCTGAACCCAGTCCAGCACCATCATCTGAACCCAGTCCAGTACCATCACCTCATTCTCCAGTACATCATCTTCCTAGACCACTGCAACCTTCTGCACCAGCacctttttttccaaaattgacaCCACCAGCAGCTTCAGATATTTCTGCTCCTCCATCTCCGGAAATTGACAAACAGGAAGATAGTGACAGTAATAAAAAAACAGTTGTTCTTTCAGTAGTTATAACTGCATTGTTGACATTTATAGCTGCAGCACTGCTCTTTTTATGCTGGAGGCGGCATCAGAGGACTGGCCATGTTAGACTAAATGATGATAGGCCTCTTCTCAGCTTGAGCATGAGTGACTACTCTGTTG GTCCTTCCAGTTTTTCTTTTGGGAATTCAATGAAAGGGGAGAAACCTGGGTTTCAGTCAGCTAGTAATAGTTTAGTAGACAATAAGTATACTGTGCAAGAAAGTCAATCAATAGGAGTTCATAATGCTGCTACAGGGTCACCATTTGAACTGAAACCTCCTCCCGGTAGGATGGGAATCATTCCTTCTGGAATGCCTCCCTTAAAGCCTCCACCAGGAAGCTTAAAGCCTCCACCAGGAAGGTTAAATCCTCCTCCAGGCAGATTAAACCCGCTTCCTCCTGAGCCACCTTCATTTAGGCCTTTGGATGCTGCAGCTCCTCCAGCATCTACCACTACTGTTGCTGCAGTTCCTCCTCCTGCCCCTCAAAAGCCTGCTAGCATTCCACCTACTCGACCACCTCAACCACCAATGGGTGCCAAACCTAGCCCACCTCCACCAGCACTAGCTGGTTCCAGACCAGGTCCTCCTCAACCACCTCCAGCACCAGCTGTTTCCAGACCTggtcctcctcctccaccacccCCGGCACCAGCTGGTATTAAACCTGgtcctcctccaccaccacccctAGCACCAGGTGGTTCCAAACCTGGTCCTCGGCCACCACCACTACCTCCTGTTAATGGTGTAGCTCCTCCTCGACCTCCTCCATTTGGCTCAAAGGTGCCCCAGCCTTTGGCTAGTGGATCAAAAGCTACAGTTGCAAGTGAAGTTGATGCTCCCAAAGCCAAGCTAAAGCCCTTCTTCTGGGATAAGGTTCAAGCAAACCCAGATCAATCAATGGTTtggaatcaaatcaaatcagGATCATTCCA ATTTAATGAGGAAATGATAGAGACGCTTTTTGGCTATAATGCTGTGGATAAGAACAACGGTCAAAGACAGAAAGAGTCTTCCTCTCAAGACCCTTCACCTCAGTTTGTCCAGATCATTGACAAAAAGAAAGCACAAAATTTATTGATTCTGTTGCGAGCATTGAATGTGACAATGGAAGAAGTTTGTGATGCGCTTTATGAGG GACATGAGCTACCCCCAGAGTTCCTTCAAACTTTGCTAAAGATGGCACCAACATCAGATGAAGAACTTAAGCTCAGACGTTTTGATGGTGATCTATCTCAACTTGGTCCTGCTGACAGTTTCCTCAAAACCCTAGTTGACATTCCATTTGCATTCAAAAGAATGGAAGCTCTGCTTTTCATGGGCTCATTTAAAGAGGAGCTTGGAACTACTATGGAGTCCTTTTACATTTTGGAG GTTGCTTGTAAGGAACTAAGGAGTAGCCGGCTATTTCTGAAGCTTCTTGAAGCTGTTCTCAAAACTGGCAATCGAATGAATGATGGAACTTTCCGTGGTGGTGCTCAAGCATTTAAACTTGATACACTTCTGAAATTGTCTGATGTAAAAGGAACAGATGGGAAGACTACACTCTTACACTTTGTTGTTCTAGAGATTATCCGTTCTGAGGGCATAAAAGCCGTCAGAAAATCCAAAGATAGCCAGAATTTGTCTATTATTAAATCAGATGACCTTCAGGATAGTATTCAAGAAACAGAAGATCACTACCATGAAATTGGCCTTCAGGTGGTTTCACACTTGAGCAGTGAACTTGAGAATGTGAAAAAAGCAGCAGTTATAGACGCAGACAGCTTAACAGGAACCACTGCCAAACTTGGCGAAGGTCTAGTAAACACACGAGActtgataaataaaaacatgaagaaTGTGAAGGAAGACAGGGGGTTTTGTGAGACAGTGAAAAGTTTTGTGCAGAATGCTGAGGCTGATGTTAAGAAACTGCTGGAAGAGGAGAAGAAGATCATGGCTTTGGTGAAGAACACTGGTGATTACTTTCATGGGAATGCTGGGAAGAATGAAGGCTTAAGGCTGTTCATAGTAGTACGGGACTTCTTACTAATGCTGGATAAAATATGCAAGGAGTTGATAGACACACAGAAGAAGCAAGCAAAAACGGTAAAACAAGAGAATCCCAGGGGACAGTCGTCCTCCGAAACAAGGCCACCACCTGATCTTCGACAGCGGCTCTTCCCAGCAATTGCTGAAAGGAGGATGATTGACATTAGTTCAGATGATGAGAGTCCATAG
- the LOC106780494 gene encoding uncharacterized protein LOC106780494, whose amino-acid sequence MKTFFCSQDLWDIIEEGFTIPEDTSTLTAAQKKELKENKQKDSRALFVLQQAIDDTIFPRIIGATSAKQAWNTIQEEFEGSDGVCNVKLHSLRREFELLRMKESETIKDYYYRIKEIVSQMRAYGENILDKKNFEKILISIPQKYDAIATAIEQTKYLATLSVTQLMGSLEAYEQRLKRHEEDSVENVFQSKLKLLSQKECEGNKSRGEISRNKENSRSFSIIHQAKYPPCGICKKASHLEKDCWHHGKP is encoded by the coding sequence ATGAAGACATTCTTCTGCTCTCAAGATTTATGGGACATCATAGAAGAAGGATTCACTATTCCAGAAGACACCTCCACTCTTACTGCAGCTCAAaagaaggagttgaaggaaaacaaGCAAAAGGATTCAAGGGCTTTATTTGTTCTTCAACAAGCAATTGATGACACAATTTTTCCAAGGATAATTGGTGCCACCAGTGCAAAGCAAGCTTGGAACACAATACAAGAGGAGTTTGAAGGAAGTGACGGGGTATGCAATGTTAAACTTCATTCTCTAAGACGAGAGTTTGAATtattaagaatgaaagaatCTGAGACCATCAAAGACTACTattatagaataaaagaaatagttagtCAGATGAGAGCCTATGGGGAAAATATTCTTGACAAAAAgaattttgagaaaattttaatttctattcccCAAAAATATGATGCAATCGCAACTGCGattgaacaaacaaaatatttggcTACATTGTCAGTAACACAACTAATGGGCTCTCTTGAAGCCTAtgaacaaagattgaaaaggCATGAAGAAGACTCAGTTGAAAATGTCtttcaatcaaaactaaaattgctGTCTCAGAAAGAATGTGAAGGAAATAAAAGTAGAGGAGAAATttctagaaataaagaaaattctagaAGCTTCTCTATAATTCATCAAGCAAAATATCCTCCATGTGGCATCTGTAAAAAGGCAAGTCACttggaaaaagattgttggCATCATGGAAAACCTTAA